A region from the Caloenas nicobarica isolate bCalNic1 chromosome 11, bCalNic1.hap1, whole genome shotgun sequence genome encodes:
- the OMD gene encoding osteomodulin yields MAILSQLSIIHLLWAAMVFCQYEDYDFEDEYDQEPDHQHPRYFNPNTQAGAPHFPFPVECARECFCPPAFPLSMYCDHRNLKTIPNIPAHVQQLYLQNNYIEAVPAGPFTNVTFLREINLSHNKIKSHMIDRGVFAKLSNLVQLYLQHNELEEFPFPLPSSLERLLLGFNKISQLSGNALEGLPNITMLDLCNNFLDDSVFKGKPFSNMKNLMQLNLCNNKLQTMPPDLPSSLMYLSLENNSISYIPENYFNRLPKIIALRMSHNNLQNIPRNTFNLPNLLELNLGHNKLKQVFYIPRSLQHLYIEDNDIEIINVTLMCPSFDPLNINQLTYIRVDQNKLTNPISTYAFFCFPHIRTIYYGEQNASVNKSTQLRIPVFRRFLTPEEFDEAEDDHETHDHETEEDHEAEDNYFHPYFQ; encoded by the exons ATGGCGATCCTGAGCCAGTTATCAATCATTCACCTCCTCTGGGCTGCTATGGTGTTTTGTCAATATGAAGACTATGATTTTGAGGACGAATATGATCAGGAGCCAGATCATCAACATCCACGTTATTTTAATCCAAATACACAAGCTGGAGCTCCCcactttccttttccagttGAGTGCGCCAGAGAATGCTTCTGTCCACCAGCTTTTCCTTTATCGATGTACTGTGATCATCGTAACCTTAAGACAATACCAAATATCCCTGCTCATGTCCAACAACTTTATCTGCAAAACAATTATATTGAAGCTGTGCCTGCGGGACCATTCACTAATGTTACCTTCTTAAGAGAAATTAACCTGAGTCACAACAAAATTAAATCTCATATGATTGACCGTGGTGTTTTTGCCAAACTTTCAAACTTAGTGCAACTTTATTTACAACATAATGAATTAGAAGAATTTCCATTCCCACTCCCCAGCTCTCTAGAGAGACTCCTCCTTGGTTTCAATAAGATTTCTCAGTTATCTGGAAACGCATTGGAAGGATTACCTAACATAACCATGCTCGATCTTTGCAATAACTTTCTCGATGACTCAGTATTCAAAGGAAAACCCTtttcaaacatgaaaaatttaATGCAGCTCAACTTATGCAACAACAAATTGCAGACTATGCCACCTGATCTACCGTCATCACTTATGTATCTCTCTCTTGAAAATAACTCGATTTCTTATATTCCAGAAAACTATTTCAACAGACTTCCAAAAATCATTGCTCTAAGAATGTCCCACAATAACCTGCAGAACATTCCACGCAACACGTTTAACCTGCCTAACCTTCTGGAACTTAATCTTGGACACAACAAATTGAAACAAGTATTCTATATTCCAAGAAGCTTGCAGCATTTGTATATTGAAGACAACGACATTGAAA TCATAAATGTTACTTTGATGTGTCCATCTTTTGATCCACTGAACATCAACCAATTAACCTATATACGAGTGGACCAAAATAAGCTTACGAATCCAATAAGCACGTATGCATTCTTTTGCTTCCCTCACATTCGAACCATTTATTATGGTGAACAAAATGCTAGCGTCAACAAGTCAACTCAGCTAAGAATACCAGTGTTTCGACGATTTTTGACACCAGAAGAATTTGATGAAGCAGAAGACGATCACGAAACACATGATCATGAAACTGAGGAAGATCACGAAGCAGAAGACAACTACTTTCATCCTTACTTTCAGTGA